A genomic region of Salinibacter pepae contains the following coding sequences:
- a CDS encoding phosphoenolpyruvate carboxylase: MDTSFHAPIVDDYERAEEAILQITGQDALFDGNPVLKKSIELRNPYTDVLNLLQIELLKRYRARTDETEQETLREAIFLSINGVAAAMQSTG; the protein is encoded by the coding sequence GTGGACACGTCGTTTCACGCCCCCATCGTGGACGACTACGAGCGGGCCGAGGAGGCCATCCTCCAAATCACCGGTCAGGACGCCCTCTTTGACGGCAACCCGGTCCTCAAGAAGTCGATCGAGCTCCGCAACCCGTACACCGATGTGCTCAATCTCCTCCAGATTGAGCTCCTGAAACGCTACCGGGCCCGCACGGACGAAACGGAGCAGGAGACGCTCCGCGAGGCCATCTTCCTCAGCATCAACGGCGTCGCCGCCGCCATGCAGAGCACGGGTTGA
- a CDS encoding ATP-binding protein: MAVALDTTPDTATISVSDEGPGLPDKNREALETGTTISEQGAPTAGLGLYLVRLFVHTVRGSVHTEATDAGTTVSIALERVPESAEGASAAPADSPLLGVAPARLGATALSGLIAGVVMGVYMHVTTGVVPVIGALYGTKSLVVGVLTHEFHSLVFALIYAGLLTLLPRWWRTTWIGTAGVGAVWGAVLWLVAAGLVMPIWLNLVGIATPVPNLNPNSLLAHLLWGTVLAVGIQVSRRWFVS, translated from the coding sequence GTGGCCGTCGCCCTCGACACGACCCCCGACACCGCGACGATCTCTGTGTCCGACGAGGGGCCCGGGCTGCCGGACAAGAACCGGGAAGCACTGGAGACCGGCACGACCATCTCGGAACAGGGGGCCCCTACGGCGGGGCTCGGGTTGTATCTCGTGCGGCTGTTCGTCCACACGGTTCGGGGATCCGTCCACACAGAGGCGACCGACGCGGGAACCACCGTGTCGATCGCCCTCGAACGCGTCCCCGAGTCCGCCGAAGGCGCGTCCGCCGCCCCGGCAGATTCACCCCTCCTGGGCGTCGCGCCGGCCCGGCTCGGGGCCACCGCCCTGTCAGGGCTGATCGCGGGCGTGGTCATGGGGGTGTACATGCACGTCACCACCGGCGTCGTGCCGGTCATCGGCGCGCTCTACGGCACAAAGAGCCTCGTCGTCGGCGTCCTGACCCACGAGTTTCACAGTCTCGTCTTTGCCCTCATCTACGCCGGCCTCCTCACCCTTCTGCCGCGGTGGTGGCGGACAACCTGGATCGGGACGGCCGGTGTGGGGGCCGTGTGGGGGGCCGTGCTATGGCTCGTGGCGGCGGGACTCGTGATGCCGATCTGGCTTAACCTCGTCGGCATCGCGACCCCGGTCCCGAACCTCAATCCGAACAGCCTGCTGGCGCACCTTCTGTGGGGCACTGTGCTCGCGGTCGGCATCCAGGTGAGCCGGCGGTGGTTTGTCTCGTAG
- a CDS encoding AAA family ATPase, which produces MADPESTPDTGAASPVRYGTDAFERALQALHSGEDEPSTARILFHGGTRETRQQALAALTRHTTANLHQFRVPSLLNEQRMQTQNALRKAFDHAAEESALLYFDAADALFTHSHVDTPDDDAERAVPSTVEYFFDRVLAYGHAVVIALQTQRHADWAEEHVHLVVRFE; this is translated from the coding sequence ATGGCCGATCCCGAATCGACGCCCGACACTGGTGCTGCTTCGCCCGTCCGGTACGGGACGGACGCGTTTGAGCGGGCCCTCCAGGCCCTCCACAGTGGCGAAGACGAGCCGTCTACGGCCCGCATTCTCTTCCACGGCGGCACGCGGGAGACGCGCCAGCAGGCCCTTGCGGCCCTCACCCGCCACACCACTGCCAATCTGCACCAGTTTCGGGTGCCGTCCCTGCTGAACGAGCAGCGCATGCAGACCCAGAACGCCCTGCGCAAGGCCTTCGACCACGCGGCCGAAGAGTCGGCGCTGCTCTACTTCGACGCCGCGGACGCCCTCTTCACGCACTCGCACGTCGACACGCCCGACGACGACGCGGAGCGGGCCGTCCCCTCCACCGTCGAGTACTTCTTTGATCGCGTGCTGGCCTACGGGCACGCGGTCGTGATCGCCCTCCAGACGCAGCGTCATGCGGACTGGGCGGAGGAGCACGTCCATCTCGTCGTCCGCTTCGAGTAG
- a CDS encoding PAS domain S-box protein yields the protein MDPKRSLGRVLDLATRLFAAPMGIGTLHANGQPRVVVADGLREAGLQDEGDGTKARLCTRALRSPGATVVTDATRDDRLADHPWVAGDPGIHFYAGAPLVGPQGHRIGSLCVLDTEAQSPPPADVDRLEGLAEMLVNELELHRQADAWDRARQQYEAIFNHTYQFTGLLTPDGILVEANDTALEFGGLEREEVVGMPFWDTHWWQTGPETQQKLRAAVEQAAEGEFVRYEADVQGADETRTIDFSIRPVTDGDGSVTMLIPEGRDITDRKRQERQLRKEKRKTEEALQARDALLGSITENISDGIYRSTPGDGLVYANEALAGMLGYESVDKVLEADPVEFYADSSRRADVLRRSNRHGGIDGAKIEFRRTDGTTFTGLLSATTVRGPDGAVQYYDGAVTNITDWKRQEKRLRQSRERWRRLVEKLQDGLHIAVDGEIRYVNPAGAAIVGAEAPEDVIGRSLQEFVVSDGTQQDLIENRLRTVYQERASTPPRELEIVGVDGARRVIETYTVPIEFDGERAGQTVFRDITEQKEMEQALREREKQLRSITENVSDGIYRSTPNEGLVYVNHAFVEMFGYESVEALLQIDPVQLYATPEARQETRRITKEKGHIDAVEVVFERRDGSTFTGLASATTVRDKNGEVLYYDGAITDITEQKEQARTLRDRQQKLESLYEATRRLLGADTPAAVATRIQDVLRDVFDYPLAGVDFAEDGRLVPVEGTIASPRQMPTIQSLSAEGDSIGARAYQSGETVVVQDVEALDNDVAYGDLRSMACTPMGEHGIVFMGQASRNEFEPFDLRLVEMLVTYAAVVLDRLGREQKLREAKETAEQVNEMKSAFLANMSHEIRTPLTSIIGFAEAIGDEVSGAAPTVSRFAGLIEKGGRRLLETLDAVLNLSKLEAEEMELARAPLNVAEQAAETGALFEQQAEKAGIDLRVDVPSGPLWARADEGALRIVLRNLVSNAVKYTGDGGRVWIRARRAEDRAVLEVEDTGQGMDPAAVSTLFEAFKQASEGKGREYEGTGLGLAVTKQAVAQMEGTIDVDTEKGVGSRFVVRLPRPAPDETDA from the coding sequence GTGGATCCCAAGCGCTCCCTTGGCCGTGTTCTGGACCTCGCCACCCGCCTCTTCGCGGCCCCAATGGGGATCGGCACCCTCCACGCAAACGGGCAGCCGCGGGTCGTGGTTGCCGACGGGCTTCGGGAGGCGGGCCTCCAGGACGAGGGCGACGGGACCAAGGCGCGCCTCTGCACGCGGGCGCTGCGGTCGCCCGGGGCGACGGTCGTCACGGACGCCACACGCGACGACCGGCTCGCGGATCACCCATGGGTCGCGGGGGACCCTGGGATTCACTTCTACGCCGGCGCCCCGTTGGTAGGCCCGCAGGGCCACCGGATTGGATCGCTGTGCGTCCTGGACACCGAGGCCCAATCTCCGCCGCCCGCGGACGTCGACCGGCTCGAGGGCCTTGCCGAGATGCTCGTCAACGAGTTGGAGCTGCACCGCCAGGCCGACGCGTGGGACCGGGCCCGACAGCAGTACGAGGCCATCTTCAACCATACCTATCAGTTCACCGGCCTGCTAACGCCCGACGGCATTCTCGTTGAAGCCAACGACACGGCCCTCGAGTTTGGCGGGCTGGAGCGGGAGGAGGTCGTCGGAATGCCGTTCTGGGACACGCACTGGTGGCAGACGGGCCCAGAGACGCAGCAGAAACTCCGGGCCGCCGTCGAACAGGCAGCCGAGGGCGAGTTTGTGCGGTACGAGGCGGACGTCCAGGGGGCCGACGAGACGCGGACGATCGACTTCTCGATCCGTCCGGTTACCGATGGGGACGGGTCGGTTACGATGCTGATTCCCGAGGGCCGCGACATTACCGACCGCAAGAGACAGGAGCGCCAACTCCGGAAGGAAAAGCGGAAGACCGAAGAGGCCCTCCAGGCCCGCGACGCCCTGCTCGGGTCCATTACCGAAAACATCTCGGACGGCATCTACCGCTCGACGCCCGGCGACGGCCTCGTGTACGCCAACGAGGCCCTCGCCGGCATGCTCGGGTACGAGAGCGTCGACAAGGTTTTGGAGGCCGATCCGGTTGAGTTCTACGCCGATTCGAGTCGGCGGGCGGATGTCCTTCGGCGGTCCAACCGGCACGGTGGGATCGACGGGGCGAAGATCGAATTTCGGCGCACGGACGGGACGACCTTCACGGGCCTGCTGAGCGCCACGACCGTTCGGGGGCCCGACGGGGCGGTGCAGTACTACGACGGGGCCGTCACCAACATCACCGACTGGAAGCGACAGGAGAAACGCCTCCGGCAGAGCCGCGAGCGGTGGCGGCGCCTCGTCGAGAAACTCCAGGATGGGCTCCACATCGCCGTGGACGGGGAGATTCGGTACGTCAACCCGGCGGGGGCCGCCATCGTGGGGGCGGAGGCCCCCGAAGACGTGATTGGCCGCTCCCTCCAAGAATTCGTGGTCTCGGACGGGACGCAACAGGACCTCATCGAGAATCGCCTCCGGACGGTCTATCAGGAGCGGGCGTCAACTCCGCCCCGCGAACTCGAGATCGTCGGGGTGGATGGAGCCCGTCGCGTCATCGAGACCTACACGGTCCCCATCGAGTTTGACGGGGAGAGGGCCGGGCAGACGGTGTTTCGGGACATCACCGAGCAGAAGGAGATGGAGCAGGCCCTCCGTGAACGAGAGAAGCAGCTCCGCTCGATCACCGAGAACGTCTCGGACGGGATCTACCGGTCGACGCCCAATGAAGGGCTTGTGTACGTCAATCACGCCTTCGTGGAGATGTTCGGATACGAGAGCGTCGAGGCGCTCCTCCAGATTGACCCGGTTCAGTTGTACGCCACCCCCGAGGCCCGACAGGAAACTCGACGCATCACAAAAGAGAAGGGCCACATAGACGCGGTGGAGGTCGTGTTTGAGCGCAGAGACGGATCAACGTTCACCGGCCTCGCCAGCGCCACCACGGTTCGCGACAAAAACGGCGAGGTGCTGTACTACGACGGGGCCATCACCGACATCACCGAGCAGAAAGAGCAGGCCCGGACGCTGCGGGACCGGCAGCAAAAGCTGGAATCGCTCTACGAGGCCACGCGCCGCCTTCTGGGGGCCGACACCCCCGCCGCGGTCGCGACCCGCATCCAGGACGTACTCCGGGATGTGTTCGACTATCCCCTGGCGGGCGTCGACTTCGCGGAGGACGGCCGGCTCGTCCCGGTCGAAGGCACGATCGCGTCCCCCCGCCAGATGCCAACGATCCAGTCGCTCTCGGCTGAGGGGGACAGCATCGGCGCCCGGGCGTACCAGTCCGGGGAAACGGTGGTGGTTCAGGATGTGGAGGCCCTCGACAACGACGTGGCGTACGGCGACCTGCGCTCGATGGCCTGCACGCCCATGGGCGAGCACGGCATCGTATTCATGGGACAGGCGTCACGCAATGAGTTCGAACCATTTGACCTGCGCCTCGTCGAGATGCTGGTGACCTACGCCGCTGTGGTGCTCGACCGCCTGGGCCGGGAGCAAAAGCTGCGTGAGGCGAAGGAGACCGCCGAGCAGGTCAACGAAATGAAGTCGGCCTTCCTGGCCAACATGAGCCACGAGATCCGCACGCCCCTGACCTCGATCATCGGATTCGCGGAGGCGATCGGGGACGAGGTGAGCGGAGCGGCCCCCACCGTGTCCCGATTTGCGGGCCTCATTGAGAAGGGGGGACGGCGCCTGCTCGAGACGCTCGACGCGGTGTTGAACCTGTCGAAGCTGGAGGCCGAGGAGATGGAGCTCGCCCGTGCCCCGCTCAACGTGGCCGAGCAGGCTGCGGAGACGGGGGCCCTCTTCGAACAACAGGCCGAAAAGGCCGGCATCGACCTGCGGGTGGACGTGCCCTCGGGTCCCCTCTGGGCGCGGGCCGACGAGGGCGCGCTGCGCATCGTGCTGCGCAATCTGGTGTCGAACGCGGTCAAGTACACCGGCGACGGGGGACGGGTCTGGATCCGAGCCCGCAGGGCCGAGGACCGGGCGGTCCTGGAGGTGGAGGACACCGGACAGGGGATGGATCCGGCGGCGGTTTCGACCCTCTTCGAAGCGTTCAAGCAGGCCTCGGAGGGCAAAGGACGGGAGTACGAAGGAACGGGCCTGGGACTGGCCGTCACCAAACAGGCCGTCGCACAGATGGAAGGCACGATCGACGTCGACACCGAAAAAGGGGTGGGCAGCCGCTTTGTCGTACGCCTGCCCCGGCCAGCGCCGGACGAAACGGACGCGTAG
- a CDS encoding TolB family protein, translating to MSLVQSWRLGGMLILMSLGGCTEPPDGDAPAAADSIAAAAPGTDVIVAPLDASGDTLRMGRPTPATTRPGYDNQPAFLPDGSGLVWTAIHDGQADVYRKIEDEGGPAPVTDTPESEFSPTPRPGGALTLVRVEADGRQRLWRYRADGTPDAPVLPDADSVGYHAWLDSSRVALFVLGAPPTLHVANVTSGTDTVVARRIGRSLQSVPGRADVSFVQVGPDSSVAIHRLDGASLTTRRLTEAPTNAPTGDHAWTPGGHLLMTTEDSLVAWRRGRADWRPVAALDTVDASRLAVSPSGDRLAIVVAE from the coding sequence ATGTCGCTCGTCCAGTCGTGGAGGTTGGGGGGCATGCTCATTCTGATGTCCTTGGGGGGCTGCACGGAGCCTCCGGACGGGGACGCCCCCGCGGCGGCCGACTCCATTGCTGCCGCGGCGCCCGGAACGGACGTGATCGTAGCGCCGCTCGACGCATCCGGGGACACGCTCCGCATGGGCAGGCCGACGCCCGCCACCACGCGGCCCGGCTACGACAACCAGCCGGCCTTTCTGCCGGACGGAAGTGGGCTCGTGTGGACGGCCATCCACGACGGACAGGCGGACGTGTACCGCAAGATTGAGGACGAAGGAGGTCCCGCGCCGGTGACCGACACCCCCGAGAGCGAGTTTTCCCCCACGCCCCGGCCCGGCGGCGCCCTGACGCTCGTCCGCGTCGAGGCCGACGGGCGGCAGCGCCTCTGGCGGTACCGGGCCGACGGCACCCCGGACGCTCCCGTTCTGCCCGACGCCGATTCGGTGGGCTACCACGCCTGGCTCGACAGCAGCCGCGTGGCGCTGTTCGTCCTCGGCGCCCCGCCGACGCTCCACGTAGCCAACGTGACGAGCGGCACCGACACGGTCGTGGCCCGCCGCATCGGCCGGTCGCTCCAGTCGGTGCCCGGACGGGCGGACGTGAGCTTCGTCCAGGTGGGGCCCGACTCGTCGGTTGCGATCCACCGGCTCGACGGCGCCTCCCTCACCACGCGTCGGCTGACGGAGGCGCCCACGAATGCCCCGACCGGCGACCACGCCTGGACGCCGGGTGGACACCTCCTGATGACGACCGAAGACTCACTCGTGGCGTGGCGCCGCGGCAGGGCAGACTGGCGCCCGGTGGCTGCGCTGGACACGGTGGACGCCTCGCGTCTCGCCGTGTCCCCGTCCGGCGACCGGCTGGCGATAGTGGTTGCAGAGTAG
- a CDS encoding phosphoenolpyruvate carboxylase: MPRWDDLDLETEGTGISTPLSRQVNLVGSMLGHIAEEQGGTALFGHVEGLRALCKAAEREDAPEKREEAAERIATLDQDTLERLLHVYTTFFHLVNQAEQQEIIRINRERARQSGPSAWPLGPGDENGSSDEAEPRPQSIDAAVADLKAEGHTADEVVAFFRQLDIQPTLTAHPTEARRRSVLRKEQHIADLLSTLRRPDATPDERAETLDRLYSQVAFLLGTDEVRAERPTVREEVKQGHHFLHGSIWDTIPAIHRDVQQALRRHYDTTAELPAFLQYRSWIGSDRDGNPNVTADVTRWTVARQRRTTLEHYLDEIDELRDDLSISTRQLTVSDALRASLDADAEAIDLPDDVERRYQREPYRLKLCYIEKRLRGLLDRIDATDVAAMAGAYTADDLLADLDLIAESLQGHGFEDAAQSGPLHRLRALVKTFGFHLAALDVRQHSGVHEDTVAALLDAGGVVDDYGALSEEDKLAVLSEELQNPRPLVSRHAGLPPDAAELMEVFGVIRAMHAVDPDIVGSYVVSMTHTVSDLLEPMLLAKEAGLGAVVDGSYRCPLDVVPLFETIEDLDAADDRMETLFTHPVYAAQLEGRDGFQEIMLGYSDSNKDGGYWMANWALHKAIHALGVVCDEHDVDLRLFHGRGGTVGRGGGHTSQAIRALPPVVHNGRIRMTEQGEIISFRYALPDIARRHVEQIVNATLTATARAQNTSSAESPLLADKVSMESDVVALMDRLAEEGMAAYREFIDDPEGWQWYTAATPIEHISRLPIASRPVSRASEGEQVEFENLRAIPWVFAWTQTRYIAPGWYGTGQGLGTLLEDEPDARDTLKDLYEHWPFFRTVLDSAQREMARAPPDCRAVRRPRRRGHVVSRPHRGRLRAGRGGHPPNHRSGRPL, encoded by the coding sequence ATGCCCCGCTGGGACGACCTTGACCTTGAGACGGAGGGCACCGGCATCTCTACGCCCCTGAGCCGCCAGGTGAACCTGGTGGGCAGCATGCTTGGGCACATCGCGGAGGAGCAGGGCGGGACGGCCCTTTTCGGGCACGTCGAGGGGCTGCGCGCGCTCTGCAAGGCGGCGGAGCGGGAGGACGCCCCGGAGAAGCGGGAGGAGGCCGCGGAGCGGATCGCAACGCTCGACCAGGACACCCTGGAGCGGCTGCTGCACGTCTACACGACCTTCTTCCACCTCGTCAACCAGGCAGAGCAGCAGGAGATCATCCGCATCAACCGCGAGCGCGCCCGCCAGTCTGGCCCGTCGGCGTGGCCGCTGGGGCCGGGCGACGAGAACGGCTCGTCCGACGAGGCGGAGCCGCGCCCGCAGTCGATCGACGCGGCGGTGGCGGACCTGAAGGCGGAGGGCCACACGGCCGATGAGGTGGTGGCCTTCTTCCGGCAGCTCGACATTCAGCCCACCCTCACGGCCCACCCCACGGAGGCGCGCCGCCGTTCGGTGCTGCGCAAGGAGCAGCACATCGCCGACCTGCTCTCGACCCTGCGCCGCCCGGACGCCACGCCGGACGAGCGGGCCGAGACGCTGGACCGCCTCTACAGCCAGGTCGCGTTCCTCCTGGGCACCGATGAAGTGCGGGCCGAGCGGCCCACGGTGCGGGAGGAGGTGAAGCAGGGCCACCACTTCCTGCACGGATCCATCTGGGACACCATTCCTGCGATCCACCGCGACGTGCAGCAGGCCCTGCGCCGCCACTACGACACCACGGCCGAGCTGCCGGCCTTCCTGCAGTACCGCTCCTGGATCGGCAGCGACCGGGACGGCAACCCCAACGTGACGGCCGACGTGACGCGCTGGACCGTGGCCCGCCAGCGCCGCACCACGCTGGAGCACTACCTCGACGAGATCGACGAGCTGCGCGACGACCTGAGCATCTCCACGCGCCAGCTCACCGTGTCGGACGCGCTGCGGGCGTCGTTGGACGCGGACGCCGAGGCGATCGACCTGCCCGACGACGTGGAGCGTCGGTACCAGCGCGAGCCGTACCGCCTCAAGCTCTGCTACATTGAGAAACGCCTCCGCGGCCTGCTCGACCGGATCGACGCGACCGACGTGGCGGCGATGGCGGGCGCCTACACCGCCGACGACCTGCTCGCCGACCTCGACCTCATCGCCGAGAGCCTCCAGGGGCACGGCTTCGAGGACGCGGCGCAGAGCGGGCCGCTCCACCGCCTCCGCGCGCTGGTGAAAACGTTCGGGTTTCACCTTGCCGCCCTCGACGTGCGCCAGCACAGCGGGGTCCACGAGGACACGGTGGCCGCGTTGCTGGACGCGGGCGGCGTGGTGGACGATTACGGCGCCCTCTCTGAAGAGGACAAGCTGGCGGTGCTGTCCGAGGAGCTCCAGAACCCGCGTCCGCTGGTGAGCCGCCACGCGGGCCTGCCCCCCGACGCGGCGGAGCTGATGGAGGTGTTCGGCGTGATCCGGGCGATGCACGCGGTCGATCCCGACATCGTGGGCAGCTACGTGGTGAGCATGACCCACACCGTGAGCGACCTGTTGGAGCCAATGCTGCTGGCGAAGGAGGCGGGGCTCGGGGCGGTGGTCGACGGCAGCTACCGGTGCCCGCTCGACGTGGTGCCGCTCTTCGAGACGATCGAGGACCTCGACGCCGCCGACGACCGGATGGAGACGCTCTTTACGCACCCGGTGTACGCCGCGCAGCTGGAGGGGCGCGACGGCTTCCAGGAGATCATGCTGGGCTACTCCGACAGCAACAAGGACGGCGGCTACTGGATGGCCAACTGGGCGCTCCACAAGGCCATCCACGCGCTCGGGGTGGTGTGTGACGAACACGACGTGGACCTGCGTCTCTTCCACGGGCGCGGCGGCACCGTGGGGCGGGGCGGCGGCCACACCTCGCAGGCCATTCGGGCGCTCCCCCCCGTCGTGCACAACGGGCGCATCCGGATGACCGAGCAGGGCGAGATTATCTCGTTCCGCTACGCCCTGCCCGACATCGCGCGGCGCCACGTGGAGCAGATCGTGAACGCGACCCTCACGGCCACGGCCCGCGCCCAGAACACGTCGTCCGCGGAGTCCCCCTTGCTGGCCGACAAGGTGTCGATGGAGTCCGACGTGGTGGCCCTCATGGACCGCCTCGCCGAGGAGGGCATGGCCGCCTACCGCGAATTCATCGACGACCCCGAGGGGTGGCAGTGGTACACCGCGGCCACGCCCATCGAACACATCAGCCGCCTGCCCATCGCCTCGCGGCCCGTCTCCCGCGCCTCCGAGGGGGAGCAGGTCGAGTTCGAGAACCTGCGCGCCATTCCGTGGGTGTTCGCGTGGACGCAGACGCGCTACATCGCGCCGGGCTGGTACGGCACCGGCCAGGGCCTCGGCACCCTCCTGGAGGACGAGCCCGACGCCCGCGACACGCTGAAAGACCTGTACGAGCACTGGCCCTTCTTCCGGACCGTCCTCGACAGCGCCCAGCGCGAGATGGCCCGCGCGCCTCCCGATTGCCGAGCGGTACGACGCCCTCGCCGACGTGGACACGTCGTTTCACGCCCCCATCGTGGACGACTACGAGCGGGCCGAGGAGGCCATCCTCCAAATCACCGGTCAGGACGCCCTCTTTGA
- a CDS encoding LemA family protein, with translation MRSKGAITLVVLVVVLGFVGCGATSSYNSLVQSDEQVREAWSNLQATYQRRADLIPNLVETVQGAADFEQETLQSVTEARAKATSVQVSAEDLDNPQRLRQFQEAQSALGKSLGRLLAVSENYPKLQATQSFSDLQAQLEGTENRITVARRDYNSTVRRYNTQVRSFPTVVFAGLMGFAPKTPFEAEAGAEQAPDVDFNSDS, from the coding sequence ATGCGAAGCAAAGGCGCCATTACCCTCGTCGTCCTCGTGGTTGTCCTCGGCTTCGTCGGCTGCGGGGCCACGAGCTCGTACAACAGCCTCGTCCAGAGCGACGAGCAGGTGCGGGAGGCGTGGTCCAACCTGCAGGCGACCTACCAGCGGCGGGCCGACCTCATCCCCAACCTCGTAGAGACGGTGCAGGGCGCCGCCGACTTTGAGCAGGAGACGCTGCAGTCGGTGACGGAGGCGCGGGCGAAGGCCACCTCCGTCCAGGTGAGCGCCGAGGACCTCGACAACCCCCAGCGGCTCCGCCAATTCCAGGAGGCCCAGTCGGCCCTCGGCAAGTCGCTCGGGCGGCTGCTGGCCGTCTCCGAGAACTACCCGAAGCTGCAGGCCACGCAGAGCTTTAGCGACCTGCAGGCCCAGCTGGAGGGCACGGAGAACCGCATCACGGTGGCGCGGCGCGACTACAACAGCACCGTGCGCCGGTACAACACGCAGGTGCGCTCCTTCCCGACCGTGGTGTTCGCGGGCCTCATGGGCTTTGCGCCGAAAACGCCATTCGAGGCGGAGGCGGGGGCCGAGCAGGCGCCGGACGTGGATTTTAACAGTGACTCGTGA
- a CDS encoding DUF3179 domain-containing protein, giving the protein MTDSPSVQHRLVFALGLVGLWVVSVAPGARAQSSLPPNAPPALQQFDTAYSKHNIDLSTLVSGGPPKDGIPSVDAPVFVSVREASRWVAPEEPVILLEHKGTARAYPLQILTHHEIVNDRIAGTPVAVTFCPLCYSALVFERTLDGAPVELGVSGLLRNSDLVMYDRKTETLWQQLTGKAIVGDLAGRTLTQIPSQIVSFRQFSTTHPDGAVLSRDTGHDRPYGRNPYAGYDDIDNKPFAYRGPTDDRLPPMAKVVAVTIGDRYKAYPHSKTEKKRVLHDTVAGRPLAVFHAPGAVSALDAAEIAESKETGSTGVFDRRVDGRTLAFSYVDDGRFEDEDTGSTWTVTGRAVEGPLEGTQLDRVQHGDYFAFAWFAFRPDAALYGAGGSS; this is encoded by the coding sequence ATGACCGATTCTCCGTCCGTGCAGCATCGATTGGTTTTCGCACTGGGTCTGGTGGGACTCTGGGTCGTTTCCGTTGCGCCGGGGGCGCGAGCGCAGTCGTCCCTCCCCCCGAACGCGCCGCCGGCCCTCCAGCAGTTCGACACGGCGTACTCGAAGCACAATATCGACCTCTCGACGCTGGTGTCGGGCGGGCCGCCGAAGGACGGCATCCCGTCGGTGGACGCCCCCGTCTTCGTATCGGTGCGGGAGGCGAGCAGGTGGGTGGCGCCGGAAGAGCCGGTGATCCTACTCGAACACAAGGGCACGGCCCGGGCCTATCCGCTTCAGATCCTCACGCACCACGAGATCGTGAACGACCGGATTGCGGGCACGCCGGTGGCCGTCACCTTCTGTCCGCTCTGCTACAGCGCCCTCGTGTTCGAGCGCACGCTCGACGGCGCGCCGGTCGAGCTTGGCGTTTCCGGCCTGCTCCGCAACTCGGACCTCGTGATGTACGACCGCAAGACCGAAACGCTATGGCAGCAGCTCACGGGGAAAGCGATCGTCGGCGACCTTGCGGGCCGGACGCTGACGCAGATTCCGTCGCAGATCGTCTCCTTCCGCCAGTTCAGCACCACCCATCCGGACGGAGCGGTGCTCTCGCGCGACACGGGGCACGACCGACCGTACGGCCGCAATCCGTACGCCGGCTACGACGACATCGACAATAAGCCCTTCGCCTACCGGGGCCCCACGGACGACCGCCTGCCCCCGATGGCGAAGGTCGTGGCCGTCACCATCGGCGACCGCTACAAGGCCTACCCGCACTCGAAAACCGAAAAGAAGCGTGTCCTTCACGACACGGTCGCCGGCCGGCCGCTGGCCGTGTTTCACGCCCCTGGCGCCGTCTCTGCGCTCGACGCGGCCGAGATCGCGGAGTCGAAAGAGACCGGCTCCACCGGCGTCTTCGACCGCCGCGTGGACGGGCGCACGCTCGCCTTCTCCTACGTGGACGATGGGCGCTTCGAGGACGAGGACACCGGAAGCACGTGGACGGTGACCGGCAGGGCGGTGGAGGGCCCGCTGGAGGGGACCCAGCTCGACCGCGTCCAGCACGGCGACTACTTCGCCTTCGCCTGGTTTGCCTTCCGTCCCGACGCTGCACTCTATGGGGCCGGAGGAAGCTCGTAG